DNA sequence from the Ramlibacter agri genome:
CCGACCGCACGCGCCTGGTGAGCGGAGCCAACAGCAGCTCGCGCGTCGGCTTTCGCGGCGTCGAGGACCTCGGTGCGCACCTGGGCGCCGGCTTCTGGCTGGAAGCGGGTGTCAATGCCGACGACGGCACCGGCGCCACCAGCAACACGAACAACCAGCCGGTGTCCGGCAGCGGGAGCGGCGGGCTCACGTTCAATCGCCGGTCCACCGTCAGCCTGATGGGCGACTGGGGCGAGCTGCGGCTCGGCCGCGACATCGTGGCCTCGTGGCGCAACAAGGACCAGACCGATCCCTTCTCCACCAACGGCGTCGGCACGACCTTGCCGCACGCGATCACCATCGCCGGCGTCACCGCGCAGCGCGCCTCCAACATGATCGGCTACTTCCTGCCGCAGGCGCTGCTGCCTGGCGTGTTCGGCGAAGCGCAGTACTACGCCGGCGAAAACCAGTCCGGCAGCGATGGCAACGGCTGGCAGGCGCGGCTGGGATATGCCAACAAGACCTGGGGCCTCGCGGCGGGCTATGGCCTCACCAAGTACGCGCAGACCGCGACGCTCGGCGACACGCAGGTGTGGAACGTCGGCGCGCACTGGGACTTCGGCGTGGCGCGCCTCACGGCCGGCTACTTCCACGACACGGTGAAACAGGTGGCGGAGCGCACGGGCACCGGCTACATCGTCGGCGCGGTGGCGCCGATCGGGGCCGGCCAGCTGAAGCTCTCCTATTCCACCTACAAGGTCGACGACCTCGGCGACCCCACCGCGCGCAAGCTGGCGCTGGGCTACGTCTACAACCTGTCGCAGCGAACGGCGCTTTACGCCACCTATGCGCATATCGACAACCGCGGACCTTCGGACGCTGCACTCAACGGCGCGTTGACGGCGCCTGGCAGTTCATCGAATGGCGTCGACCTCGGGCTGAAGCATTCGTTCTGACGTTCTGAGAGAGGGCGCATTCGAAATGCGCTATACTCTCCCTCTCTGACGCGCGGTGGAGCAGCCTGGTAGCTCGTTGGGCTCATAACCCAAAGGTCGCAAGTTCAAATCTTGCCCGCGCAACCAAATCCCAGACGCCCGCAATCGCGGGCGTTTGTCTTTTCTAGAGCCACCCGGCCTTCCTGAACTTCCACCACACGGTGGTGCAGGACACGGCGATGGTCGCCAGTGCCACGGGGTAGCCCCAGGCCCATTTGAGCTCCGGCATGTGCTCGAAGTTCATGCCCCAGATGCCGACGATGAAGGTGGCCACGGCGAACACGCCGGCCCAGGCCGCCAGCTTCTTGGTGATCTCGCCCTCCTCGATGGTCGTCAGCGACAGGTTGACCTGGATCGCGGTGGAGATGGTGTCGCGCAGCGCCTCCAGCACGCCCTGGATGCGCACCAGGTGGTCGACCACGTCGCGGAAGTAGTCGCGCGAGTTGTCGCAGACGGCCGGCACGCGCCCGCGCGTGAGCTTGCCCACTGCCTCCAGCAGCGGCAGCACGGCATGGCGCACGGTGGTCACGCGCTGCTTCAGGTCGTACAGCCGCTTGATGTTGTCGCGGGCCGGGCTGCCCGGTTCGAAGATGCGCTCCTCGATCGCGTCCAGCTCGCTTTCCAGCGCATCGACGATGGGGAAGTAGCGGTCCACCACCGCGTCCATCAACGCGTACAGGACGAAGCCGGGGCCCTGGCGCAGCAGGTGCGGCTCGCGCTCGGCGCGTTCGCGTACCCCCAGCAGGTGCTGGCGGCTGCGGTTGCGCACCGACAGGATGAAGTTCGGGCCGACGAACATGTGGATCTCGCCGGTGCCCAGTTCGTCGGTGGGCGTCAGCTCCAGCGTCTGCAGCACCACGAACAGCGTCTCGCCGAACTCCTCGATCTTCGGCCGCTGGTGGCCGTGCAGCGCGTCTTCCACGGCCAGGTCGTGCAGGCCGAACTGCTGCTGCATCAAGGCCAGCTCCGGCTCGGTCGCGTCGCGCAGGGCGACCCAGACGAAGCAGCCCGGCCGCGCGATGTAGCCGGCGATCGCCTCCACCGGCACGTCGTTCATCCGCCGGCCTTCCTGGTAGGCGACGCAGTTGATCAGCATGGGAGTCTCCTCTGGATCCTTGACCGCAAGGATGCATGGGTCTGCCTTGATTGACCATCCCCCGCGGCCGGGCTTATGGTCGCCTCCGCCCAAGACAAGGAGCCCCGAGATCGCAGCGCGCTTCAGGCCGCTGTTCACGCGCAAGTGAGCGACACGTTCGCGCGGGCCTGGGGGCCGGCTGCTCGCGGGCTGCGCCATCATGTTCGCGAGGATGGTGGTCATCGTCGCTGACGTCTTCCTGTGCAACGTTCGGTAGCCGCGTTCTCGCTCACTCCGATTCCGCTGTTCGTGCTGATGGGGGAGATCCTGTTCCACACGGGCCGCGCGCTGAAGGTGATCGAAGGCATCGAACGGCTGGTGCGGCGCCTGCCCGGGCGGGCACCGTGTTCTCCGCTTTCTCGGGTTCCACCATCGCGACGACGGCGATGCTCGGCTCGCTGATGCTGCCGGGGATAGCCACCGCCTTGCCGAAGCGCCTGGGCTGACGCAGCCGGCTGTCATGCAAACGTCGCCATCGGTGGTGACACTGTCGAGCTGACATTTCCAGCCCGACCCATGCAAGCGAACCCTGTCCTGCCCGATCCCGCGCGCCGCCGGCTGCTTGGCATGCCGGCCCTCCTGGCACTGGGCCTGGCCGGTTGCGCCTCCGCGCCGCAAGCGCAGTCGGAAGCCGCGGTCTCCCAGTTTTCAACCTGCCAGCAGGTGGACTGCCTGCCGCCAGGCTGGGAGCCCTACGTCCTGCGGCGCGACCTGCCGCGCACCGATTACCGCATGGTGGATTTCGAGGGGCAGCGGGTGCTGCACGCCAGTGGCGTCGGCGCGAGCTCGGGCCTGCGCTGCGCCGTGCAGGCGGATGCCCATGCCACGCCCTGGCTGCGCTGGGGCTGGCGGGCGGACGACGTGCCCGCCGGCGCCTGCGTGAGCAGAAGCGAGACCGACGACTCCCCGGCCCGAGTCGTGCTGGCCTTCGACGGCGACCTGGCCGAACTCTCGCCGCGCGACCGCACCTTCTTCGAGCTGGTGGAACTGGTTACCGGCCAGCGCCTGCCCTATGCGACCCTCATGTATGTGTGGGATGCGCAGCTGCCCATAGGCTCCGTCGTGCACTACGCCCGCACCAGCCGCATCCGCTACCTGGTGGTCGAAAGCGGCACTGACCGGCAGGGCCGCTGGACGACTTACGAGCGCAACGTGCAGGCCGATTTCCGGCGCGCCTTCGGCGAAGAGCCCGGCGCCATCCAGAGCGTGGGCGTGCTCTCGGACAGCGACGACCTGAAGCAGGACATCCGGGCCTGGTACGGCGACGTGGTGCTGGGCGCCTAGTCGCGCATGCTCAGGACCTTGTTGGTCCGCAGCGCCACCAGCGTGACCAGCGCGCCGGACAGCAGGTACATGCTGACGGCGACCAGGCCGAACTGCGCCGACAGGCCCAGGGCCACCAGCGGGGCGAAGGCCGCGCCGACCAGCCAGGCCAGGTCCGAGCTCAGGGCCGCACCGGTGTAGCGGAAGCGCGATTCGAAGTTGGAGCTCACGGAACCCGCGGACTGGCCGTAGGACAAGCCCAACAGGACAAAGCCGATCAGGATGAAAAGATCCTGCCGGAAGTCCGTGCCACCCAGCAGCCAGGGCGTGGCCAGGCTGAACAGGCCGATGGCCACCGCCAGGGCGCCCAGCGTGCTGCGGCGGCCGATGCGGTCCGCCAACAAGCCGGATAGCGGCATCGCCACCGCCGCCAGCACCGCGCCCAGCAGCTCCACCGACATGAACTGGCCGATCTCCTGCTGCGAGTAGATCATCACCCAGGACAGCGGGAAGACCGTGACCAGGTGGAACAGCGCATAGGAAGCCAGCGGGGCGAAGGCACCGACCAGGACGTTGGAGCCCTGTTGGGACACCAGTTCGCGCACGTCGCAGGGTTCCAGTTCAGCCTCTTCCAGCTGGCGCTCGTATTCGTGCGTCACCACCAGGCGCAGCCGGGCAAACAGCGCGACCACGTTGATGGCGAAGGCCGCGAAGAAGGGGAAGCGCCAGCCCCAGTCCAGGAAATCGGTCTCCGACAGGTTGCCCCACAGGTAGGCAAAAACCCCGCAGGAGATGAGGAAGCCCAGCGGGGCGCCCAGCTGGCCCAGCATGGCGTACCAGCCGCGCTTGTTTTCCGGCGCGTTCAGCGCCAGCAGCGAGGGCAGGCCGTCCCAGGAAGCCCCCAGCCCGAGGCCCTGGGCCACGCGGCAAAGGGTGAGCAGCAGGATGGCCGTGCCGCCGGCGGTGGCAAAACCAGGCAGCAATGCCATCGTGACCGTGCTGGTCCCGAGCACCAGCAAGGCTGCCGTCAGCTTCGCGCCGCGGCCGAAATGCCGCTGCAGCGACATGCCGATCAGCGTCCCCAGGGGGCGCACGACGAAGGCCAGGGCGAACAGGGCGAAGGCATAGAGCGTCCCCTGCAGCCGGTCGACGAAGGGGAAGAAGACCGACGGGAACACCAGCACCGAGGCGATGCCGTAGACGAAAAAGTCGAAATATTCCGAGGCCCGGCCGATGACGACCCCGACGGCGATGTCGCCCGGGGCGATCTGCGCTTCGTCAGGGGAGTTGTCGGGGGTCGCGCCGTGGGCGCCGAATCGGGTCGGGAGATGGGCGAGGGTGGCGAGTTCGGCAGATGTCATGAAAAGGCACTAACCAAGTGGTTCGGAGAGTGGCCCCATGGACAAAATGTCCAATGGCGCGCACGCCTCCATGAACTTACATTCGGCGTCGGAACGCAATCCGCGTTTTCCCTCGCGCCTTGTCATCCTGATGCCATTCCCTAGAAATACTTACAGGGCCATGCGCCTGGCCGGCCTCGCCGTTGCCGGCGCCATGCTGGCCGGCTGCAACACGATCGTCATGAACCCGTACGGGGACATCGCGAAACAGCAGGCCGACCTGATCATCCAGTCCGTCCTGCTGATGCTCCTGATCATCGTGCCGGTGATGATCCTGATCGTCGTCTTCGCGTGGCGTTACCGCGCCTCGAACGAGGATGCGACGTACACGCCGGACTGGGACCACTCCACCCGCCTGGAACTGGTGATCTGGGGCGTGCCGCTGCTGATCATCATCGCGCTGGGGGCCATCACCTGGATTTCCACCCATAAGCTGGATCCCTACCGGCCCCTGGACCGCATCGACGCGCAGCGCGGACTGCCGGCTAACGTGAAGCCGCTGGTGGTGGACGTCGTGGCCATGGACTGGAAATGGCTGTTCGTCTACCCCGAGCAGGGCATCGCCACGGTCAACGAGCTGGCCGCGCCGGTGGACCGCCCGATCCAGTTCCGCATCACCGCCTCCACCGTGATGAACGCCTTCTACGTGCCGGCGCTCGCCGGCATGGTGTACGCGATGCCGGGCATGGAAACGCAGCTGCACGCCGTGATCAACAAGGCTGGCGTGTACGATGGCCTGTCGGCCAACTACAGCGGCGCCGGCTTCTCCGGCATGCGCTTCAAGTTCCTGGGCCAGTCGGACGCCGACTTCGCCAAGTGGGTGGAAGCCAACCGCCAGGCCGGCCAAACGCTGGACCGCCAGGCCTACCTGCAGCTGGACAAGCCCAGCGAGAACGAGCCGGTGCGCCGCTACGCCAGCGTGGAGAAGGGGCTGTACGAAGCCGCCCTGAACCGCTGCGTCGACAGCTCGAAGATGTGCACCAGCCAGATGATGTCCATCGACGCCGCCGGCGGCGCCGGCAAAGGGTCCGTCGAAGGCACCCGCGAGAAGCATTCCTCCTGGAGCGGCGGCAAGAAGACCGTGGTCGCCGCCCTCTGCACCCCCGCCAATCCGACGGGTGAAACCAAATGACATTGAGTGAACTGATCTTCGGCCGCCTGAGCTTGGAGGCCATTCCCTACCACGAGCCCATCCTGCTCGCGACCTTCGCCGGCGTGCTGCTGGGCGGCCTCGTCGTGCTGGCGGCGCTGACCAAGTTCCGCCTCTGGGGCCCCCTGTGGCGCGACTGGGTGTGCAGCATCGACCACAAGAAGATCGGCATCATGTACATGGTGCTGGGCATCGTCATGCTGCTGCGCGGCTTCGCCGACGCCCTCATGATGCGCGCGCAGCAGGCCATGGCCTTCAACGGCAACCCCGGCTTCCTGCCGCCGCACCACTACGACCAGATCTTCACGGCGCACGGCGTCATCATGATCTTCTTCGTGGCGATGCCGCTGGTGACGGGCTTCATGAACTATGTGGTGCCGCTGCAGATCGGCGCGCGCGACGTGGCCTTCCCCTTCCTGAACAACTTCAGCTTCTGGATGACCGTGGGCGGCGCCGTGCTGGTGATGCTTTCGCTGTTCCTCGGCGAGTTCGCGCGCACCGGCTGGCTGGCCTACCCGCCGCTGTCGGGCCTGCTCCAGAGTCCGGACACAGGGGTGGACTACTACTTGTGGTCACTGCAGGTGGCAGGCGTCGGAACAACGCTATCGGGCATCAACCTGATCGCGACCATCATCAAGATGCGCGCGCCCGGCATGAAGATGATGCGCATGCCCGTCTTCACCTGGACGGCCCTGTGCACCAACGTGCTGATCGTGGCGACCTTCCCGATCCTGGCCGCCACGCTGGCCCTGCTCTCCGCCGACCGCTACCTGGGCACCAACTTCTTCACGAGCGACCTGGGCGGCAACCCCATGCTGTACGTGAACCTGATCTGGATCTGGGGCCACCCCGAGGTCTACATCCTGATCCTGCCCGCGTTCGGCATCTTCTCGGAGGTGGTCTCCACCTTCAGCGGCAAGCGCCTGTTCGGCTACACGTCGATGGTCTATGCCACCTGCGTGATCGCCGTGCTGTCCTACCTGGTGTGGCTGCACCACTTCTTCACCATGGGCTCCGGCGCCAGCGTGAACTCGTTCTTCGGCATCACGACGATGATCATCTCGATCCCGACGGGCGCCAAGATCTTCAACTGGCTGTTCACGATGTACCGCGGCCGCATCAAGTTCGACGTCCCGATGCTTTGGACCGTGGGCTTCATGCTGACCTTCGTCATCGGCGGCATGACCGGCGTGATGCTGGCGGTGCCGGCGGCCGACTTCGTGCTGCACAACAGCCTGTTCCTGATCGCGCACTTCCACAACGTGATCATCGGCGGCGTGGTGTTCGGCATCTTCGCCGGCATCAACTACTGGTTCCCGAAGGCCTTCGGCTTCCGCCTGGACGCCTTCTGGGGCAAGGTCTCCTTCTGGTTCTGGATCGTGGGCTTCTGGGTGGCCTTCACGCCGCTGTACGTGCTGGGCTTCATGGGCATCACGCGCCGCATGAACCACTTCGACGACCCGTCGCTGCAGATCTGGTTCGTGATCGCCGCCATCGGCGCTGGCCTGATCGCCCTCGGCATCGCTGCCTTCCTGGTCCAGATCGGCGTCAGCATCCTGCGCCGCAAGGAACTGGCCGACACGACCGGCGACATCTGGGGCGCGCGCACGCTGGAGTGGTCCACCGCTTCGCCGCCGCCGGACTACAACTTCGCCTTCACGCCCGTGGTGCATGACACCGACGCGTGGGAAGACATGAAGCGCCGCGGTGCGCAGCGTCCGACCCAGGGCTTCAAGTCCATCCACATGCCCAGGAACACGGGCGCCGGCTTCGTCATCGCGATGCTGGCCACCGCCATGGGCTTCTGCCTGATCTGGCACATGTGGCTGCCGGCCGGCATCGCGTTCGCCGCGATGATCATCTCCGCCATCGTGCACACCTTCAACTACGACCGCGACTTCCACATCGGCGCCGCCGAAGTGACCGTCAGCGAGGACGCCCGCACCCGGGCCCTGGCCGCGGCCTGAGAGAGCAGCAAGAGATGTCTTCGACCACGCTGACTTCGACCGCGGGCGCCGCCCCGGTCTTCTACGACAACGGTGACCACCACCCGGAGCAGGGCACCCTGTTCGGGTTCTGGATGTACCTGATGAGCGACTGCCTGCTGTTCGCAGTGCTGTTCGCCACCTACGCAGTTCTGGGCCGCAGCTATGCGGCCGGCCCCTCGGGCGCCGACCTGTTCGAGCTGCCCGTCGTCGCCACCAACACGGCCTTCCTGCTGCTCTCCTCGATCACCTACGGCTTCGCCATGATCGGCATGCTGAAGGGCAACAAGAAGCAGGTGCTGGTGTGGCTGGCCGTCACGGGCCTGTTCGGCCTGGGCTTCCTGACGCTGGAAATCCAGGAGTTCGTGCACCTGATCCACGAAGGCGCCGGCCCGCAGCGCAGCGCCTTCCTTTCCAGCTTCTTCACGCTGGTGGGCACCCACGGCCTCCACGTCACCTTCGGCTGCATCTGGTTGGTCACGCTGATGCTGCAGGTCCGCAGGCTGGGCCTGACCCGCGAGAACAAGCGCCGCCTGATCTGCCTGTCGATGTTCTGGCACTTCCTGGACGTCGTCTGGATCGGCGTGTTCACCTTCGTTTACCTGATGGGAGTGCTGCCGTGAGCGAGCAACACCACGACCACCACGCTGGTCACGACGACCACGGCCACGACGACGTCGGCTACCACGCCACCTACAAGGGCTACGCCATCGGCTTCGTGCTGTCGGTCATCCTGACGGCCATCCCCTTCTGGCTGGTGATGGGCAAGGTCATCCCCAACGCGCACCTGGCCGGCCTGGTGCTGCTGGCCTTCGCCGCCGTGCAGATGGTCGTGCACATGATCTATTTCCTGCACCTGAACGCCAAGGTGGAAGGCGGCTGGTCCATGCTGGCCACCGTGTTCACCATCATCGTGGTCGGCATCATGCTGTCCGGCTCGATCTGGGTCATGTACCACATGAACGCCAACATGATGCCGATGCCGGACGCCCACCAGATGCGCAACATGCCTTAAGGTTCCGGGCATGGACGCCGAAGCGCGCAGCCGCCGATCCCCAGCCCTGCTGGTTTCGGCGCTCGCGCTTCTTCTCTTTCTGGGGGCCGCCTTCGCGGCCCTCGGGGTCTGGCAGGTGCAACGCCTGGCCTGGAAGGAAGACCTCATCGCGCGGGTCGACCGGCAGCTGAAAGCCGAGCCGGGCCCGCTCCCCGCCCCGGCGCAATGGGCGGCCATCAGCAAGGACCAGGACGAATACCGTCGCGTGCTGGTACAAGGCCAGTTCGACGACCGCGGCCAGGTGCTGGTGCGCGCCCTCACCGAACTGGGCACCGGCTACTGGGTGCTGACGCCCCTGCGCACCGACGCCGGCTGGGTCATCGTCAACCGCGGCTTCGTCCCGCCCGACATGCGCGAGCAGGTGCCGCCTGGCCGCACGTTGCCGCCTACGCCGGCGCTGCTGCGCATCAGCGAGCCGGGTGGCAGCTTCATGCAGAAGAACCAGCCGGCGCACGACCGCTGGTACTCGCGCGACGTCGACGTCATCGCGGCCGCGCGCCACCTCGAAGGCCCGGTCGCGCCCTTCTTCGTCGACCTGCAGGTGACGCCGGTGACGCAGAAGGCCTGGCCTCGCCCCGGCCTGACGGTGCTGGACTTCCCCAACAACCATCTCTCCTACGCGCTGACCTGGTTCGCCCTGGCCGCAGGCATGATCGCGGCCATGGTCTTCCTGATCCTGGACGAGCGCCGCCGCCGCCGCGCGCCCTACGCGCAT
Encoded proteins:
- the cyoD gene encoding cytochrome o ubiquinol oxidase subunit IV, producing MSEQHHDHHAGHDDHGHDDVGYHATYKGYAIGFVLSVILTAIPFWLVMGKVIPNAHLAGLVLLAFAAVQMVVHMIYFLHLNAKVEGGWSMLATVFTIIVVGIMLSGSIWVMYHMNANMMPMPDAHQMRNMP
- the cyoA gene encoding ubiquinol oxidase subunit II — its product is MRLAGLAVAGAMLAGCNTIVMNPYGDIAKQQADLIIQSVLLMLLIIVPVMILIVVFAWRYRASNEDATYTPDWDHSTRLELVIWGVPLLIIIALGAITWISTHKLDPYRPLDRIDAQRGLPANVKPLVVDVVAMDWKWLFVYPEQGIATVNELAAPVDRPIQFRITASTVMNAFYVPALAGMVYAMPGMETQLHAVINKAGVYDGLSANYSGAGFSGMRFKFLGQSDADFAKWVEANRQAGQTLDRQAYLQLDKPSENEPVRRYASVEKGLYEAALNRCVDSSKMCTSQMMSIDAAGGAGKGSVEGTREKHSSWSGGKKTVVAALCTPANPTGETK
- the corA gene encoding magnesium/cobalt transporter CorA translates to MLINCVAYQEGRRMNDVPVEAIAGYIARPGCFVWVALRDATEPELALMQQQFGLHDLAVEDALHGHQRPKIEEFGETLFVVLQTLELTPTDELGTGEIHMFVGPNFILSVRNRSRQHLLGVRERAEREPHLLRQGPGFVLYALMDAVVDRYFPIVDALESELDAIEERIFEPGSPARDNIKRLYDLKQRVTTVRHAVLPLLEAVGKLTRGRVPAVCDNSRDYFRDVVDHLVRIQGVLEALRDTISTAIQVNLSLTTIEEGEITKKLAAWAGVFAVATFIVGIWGMNFEHMPELKWAWGYPVALATIAVSCTTVWWKFRKAGWL
- a CDS encoding SURF1 family protein, with product MDAEARSRRSPALLVSALALLLFLGAAFAALGVWQVQRLAWKEDLIARVDRQLKAEPGPLPAPAQWAAISKDQDEYRRVLVQGQFDDRGQVLVRALTELGTGYWVLTPLRTDAGWVIVNRGFVPPDMREQVPPGRTLPPTPALLRISEPGGSFMQKNQPAHDRWYSRDVDVIAAARHLEGPVAPFFVDLQVTPVTQKAWPRPGLTVLDFPNNHLSYALTWFALAAGMIAAMVFLILDERRRRRAPYAHAVDERA
- the cyoB gene encoding cytochrome o ubiquinol oxidase subunit I; amino-acid sequence: MTLSELIFGRLSLEAIPYHEPILLATFAGVLLGGLVVLAALTKFRLWGPLWRDWVCSIDHKKIGIMYMVLGIVMLLRGFADALMMRAQQAMAFNGNPGFLPPHHYDQIFTAHGVIMIFFVAMPLVTGFMNYVVPLQIGARDVAFPFLNNFSFWMTVGGAVLVMLSLFLGEFARTGWLAYPPLSGLLQSPDTGVDYYLWSLQVAGVGTTLSGINLIATIIKMRAPGMKMMRMPVFTWTALCTNVLIVATFPILAATLALLSADRYLGTNFFTSDLGGNPMLYVNLIWIWGHPEVYILILPAFGIFSEVVSTFSGKRLFGYTSMVYATCVIAVLSYLVWLHHFFTMGSGASVNSFFGITTMIISIPTGAKIFNWLFTMYRGRIKFDVPMLWTVGFMLTFVIGGMTGVMLAVPAADFVLHNSLFLIAHFHNVIIGGVVFGIFAGINYWFPKAFGFRLDAFWGKVSFWFWIVGFWVAFTPLYVLGFMGITRRMNHFDDPSLQIWFVIAAIGAGLIALGIAAFLVQIGVSILRRKELADTTGDIWGARTLEWSTASPPPDYNFAFTPVVHDTDAWEDMKRRGAQRPTQGFKSIHMPRNTGAGFVIAMLATAMGFCLIWHMWLPAGIAFAAMIISAIVHTFNYDRDFHIGAAEVTVSEDARTRALAAA
- a CDS encoding MFS transporter, translated to MTSAELATLAHLPTRFGAHGATPDNSPDEAQIAPGDIAVGVVIGRASEYFDFFVYGIASVLVFPSVFFPFVDRLQGTLYAFALFALAFVVRPLGTLIGMSLQRHFGRGAKLTAALLVLGTSTVTMALLPGFATAGGTAILLLTLCRVAQGLGLGASWDGLPSLLALNAPENKRGWYAMLGQLGAPLGFLISCGVFAYLWGNLSETDFLDWGWRFPFFAAFAINVVALFARLRLVVTHEYERQLEEAELEPCDVRELVSQQGSNVLVGAFAPLASYALFHLVTVFPLSWVMIYSQQEIGQFMSVELLGAVLAAVAMPLSGLLADRIGRRSTLGALAVAIGLFSLATPWLLGGTDFRQDLFILIGFVLLGLSYGQSAGSVSSNFESRFRYTGAALSSDLAWLVGAAFAPLVALGLSAQFGLVAVSMYLLSGALVTLVALRTNKVLSMRD
- a CDS encoding porin, yielding MSKRIAGLVLLACAGAANAQIAGTGAGIVTSSNVTLFGVVDVAAAWGGGSIADRTRLVSGANSSSRVGFRGVEDLGAHLGAGFWLEAGVNADDGTGATSNTNNQPVSGSGSGGLTFNRRSTVSLMGDWGELRLGRDIVASWRNKDQTDPFSTNGVGTTLPHAITIAGVTAQRASNMIGYFLPQALLPGVFGEAQYYAGENQSGSDGNGWQARLGYANKTWGLAAGYGLTKYAQTATLGDTQVWNVGAHWDFGVARLTAGYFHDTVKQVAERTGTGYIVGAVAPIGAGQLKLSYSTYKVDDLGDPTARKLALGYVYNLSQRTALYATYAHIDNRGPSDAALNGALTAPGSSSNGVDLGLKHSF
- the cyoC gene encoding cytochrome o ubiquinol oxidase subunit III; protein product: MSSTTLTSTAGAAPVFYDNGDHHPEQGTLFGFWMYLMSDCLLFAVLFATYAVLGRSYAAGPSGADLFELPVVATNTAFLLLSSITYGFAMIGMLKGNKKQVLVWLAVTGLFGLGFLTLEIQEFVHLIHEGAGPQRSAFLSSFFTLVGTHGLHVTFGCIWLVTLMLQVRRLGLTRENKRRLICLSMFWHFLDVVWIGVFTFVYLMGVLP
- a CDS encoding DUF3047 domain-containing protein — encoded protein: MQANPVLPDPARRRLLGMPALLALGLAGCASAPQAQSEAAVSQFSTCQQVDCLPPGWEPYVLRRDLPRTDYRMVDFEGQRVLHASGVGASSGLRCAVQADAHATPWLRWGWRADDVPAGACVSRSETDDSPARVVLAFDGDLAELSPRDRTFFELVELVTGQRLPYATLMYVWDAQLPIGSVVHYARTSRIRYLVVESGTDRQGRWTTYERNVQADFRRAFGEEPGAIQSVGVLSDSDDLKQDIRAWYGDVVLGA